In Bradyrhizobium sp. CCBAU 051011, the following are encoded in one genomic region:
- a CDS encoding efflux RND transporter permease subunit yields MFSLLVSASLRNRLFVLALAGLLVVLGAYTARQLPVDVFPDLNRPTVTIMTESEGYAPPEVEQLITFPIETQMNGVPGVSRVRSVSGIGLSIVYVEFDWGTDIYRNRQLVAERLARVQSQLPLNVTSQIAPISSIMGQILLVAVTSTTASPMEVREIADFTIRPRLLAIPGVAQVIPIGGEVRQYRIAPQPSALRALSVTYEQLELALAQFGTNTGGGFTDHNAREYLIRNIGRTTSLEDLRSIVVATIDGRPVYMRQVADVDFAPKIKRGDAGHMSKPAVIVSVEKQPGVDTVRLTGQIEQALSELEPSLPPGVKAGEIVFRQADFIENSLRNVGRVLIEAAVVVSVILFAFLLNWRTTAISLTAIPVSILTTAIIFKLFGLSINTMTLGGLAIAIGELVDDAVVDVENIFRRLRENREQGNPRSVFEVVVAASSEVRSGIVYATTIIVLVFVPLFALSGVEGRLFAPLGQAYIISILASLVVSITLTPVMAYYLLPGAKRMAEGESWLVRRLKRINRAALDAAFARGKLLLALTLIAVAAAGWGAFQLKRAFLPAFNEGTFTINLAFNPGVSLAESNRVGAIAERLLLDVPEVISIGRRTGRAELDEHAEGVHSSELDVALKHSDRAKPDIVADIRSRLAVLPLSVNVGQPISHRLDHLLSGVRAEIALKLFGEDLDILRGTAEEIRSRIAGLPGIKDLQVEKQVRIPQLEIRVNYTRAALYGVQPGAVVEQLSRLSSGRVISRVVDGYRRFDVVMRLPDRLRTTEKLGDLLIKTPTGWIPARQIADITETDGPNQILRENGRRRIVILANSDAKVDMAKLVEGIRGELQATRLPPGVTASLEGTFQAQEEASRTIGILALVSLSLIFAILYSRYRSAVLALIIMGGIPLALIGSVAALAITDQPLSVASLVGFVTLTGIAARNGILKISHYINLALQDGVEFGRELVIRGSLERMTPVLMTALSAGVALVPLLIGADESGKEILHPVAVTIFGGLISATLLDTVVTPVLFLWFGKKPLARLLQRQADETGKATAAAHSY; encoded by the coding sequence ATGTTTTCGCTTCTCGTCAGCGCCTCCCTCCGCAACCGGCTGTTCGTGCTGGCCTTGGCGGGCCTCCTCGTGGTTCTCGGCGCCTACACCGCCCGACAACTCCCCGTCGACGTCTTCCCGGACCTTAACCGGCCGACCGTCACGATCATGACGGAGTCCGAAGGCTACGCGCCGCCAGAGGTCGAGCAACTCATCACATTTCCGATCGAAACGCAGATGAACGGCGTTCCCGGTGTCAGCCGCGTTCGTTCGGTTTCGGGAATCGGGCTTTCGATCGTCTACGTCGAGTTCGACTGGGGAACGGATATCTACCGCAACCGGCAGCTCGTGGCCGAGCGTCTGGCCCGTGTGCAAAGCCAGCTTCCCCTCAATGTCACCTCGCAGATCGCCCCGATCAGCTCGATCATGGGGCAGATACTTCTCGTCGCCGTCACCTCGACGACGGCCTCGCCGATGGAAGTGCGCGAGATCGCCGACTTCACGATCAGGCCGCGCCTGCTCGCCATCCCCGGCGTCGCGCAGGTGATCCCGATCGGTGGAGAAGTCAGGCAATATCGGATTGCGCCGCAGCCCTCCGCGTTGCGCGCGCTGTCCGTGACCTACGAACAGCTCGAGCTCGCGCTCGCCCAGTTCGGAACCAATACCGGCGGCGGCTTCACCGACCACAACGCCCGCGAATACCTGATCCGGAATATCGGGCGAACGACGAGCCTGGAGGATTTGCGCAGCATCGTCGTGGCCACCATCGACGGGCGGCCGGTCTACATGCGTCAGGTCGCCGATGTCGACTTCGCGCCCAAGATCAAGCGCGGCGATGCCGGACACATGAGCAAGCCCGCCGTCATCGTCTCGGTTGAAAAGCAACCCGGCGTCGATACCGTGCGGCTGACCGGTCAGATCGAGCAGGCGCTTTCGGAACTCGAGCCGTCACTTCCGCCTGGCGTCAAGGCTGGCGAAATCGTGTTTCGCCAGGCGGATTTCATCGAGAACTCGCTCCGTAACGTTGGCCGGGTTCTGATTGAGGCGGCGGTTGTCGTCTCGGTCATCCTGTTCGCATTCCTTCTCAATTGGCGTACGACGGCGATCTCGCTGACGGCCATCCCCGTTTCGATCCTGACCACGGCCATCATTTTCAAGCTCTTCGGCCTGTCGATCAACACGATGACGCTCGGCGGCCTTGCGATTGCCATCGGCGAGCTTGTCGATGACGCCGTGGTCGACGTCGAAAATATCTTTCGGCGCTTACGGGAAAACCGGGAGCAGGGCAATCCACGGAGCGTGTTCGAAGTCGTTGTTGCCGCCTCCAGCGAAGTCCGTTCCGGCATCGTCTATGCGACGACGATCATCGTGCTGGTGTTCGTGCCGCTGTTCGCGCTCTCCGGCGTTGAAGGACGCCTGTTCGCCCCGCTCGGCCAGGCCTACATTATTTCGATCCTCGCAAGCCTCGTGGTCTCGATCACGCTTACGCCGGTCATGGCCTATTACCTGCTGCCGGGCGCAAAACGCATGGCCGAGGGCGAAAGCTGGCTGGTGCGACGACTCAAGCGAATCAACCGTGCCGCCCTTGATGCTGCGTTCGCCCGCGGAAAACTTCTGCTGGCGCTGACCTTGATCGCGGTAGCGGCGGCGGGATGGGGCGCATTCCAGCTCAAGCGTGCCTTCCTGCCCGCGTTTAACGAAGGCACGTTCACCATCAACCTCGCCTTCAATCCCGGCGTTTCACTCGCAGAATCGAACCGCGTCGGCGCAATCGCCGAACGGCTGCTGCTGGACGTCCCGGAGGTGATCAGCATCGGCCGAAGGACCGGCCGCGCCGAACTGGATGAGCATGCCGAAGGCGTGCATTCCTCCGAGCTCGATGTCGCCTTGAAGCATTCGGATCGTGCGAAGCCGGACATCGTTGCCGACATCCGTTCGCGCCTCGCTGTCCTGCCGCTATCCGTCAACGTTGGACAGCCGATCTCGCATCGGCTCGATCACCTGCTCTCCGGTGTCCGCGCGGAGATCGCCTTGAAGCTGTTCGGCGAGGATCTCGACATCCTTCGCGGTACCGCGGAGGAAATCCGCAGCCGGATCGCCGGTCTGCCCGGCATCAAGGACCTTCAGGTCGAAAAGCAGGTGCGAATCCCCCAGCTTGAAATCCGCGTCAATTATACCCGTGCAGCACTGTACGGCGTTCAGCCGGGCGCGGTGGTCGAGCAATTGTCGCGGCTGTCGAGCGGCCGGGTGATATCGCGCGTCGTCGACGGCTATCGCCGCTTCGATGTTGTCATGCGCCTGCCGGACCGTCTGCGAACCACGGAGAAGCTCGGCGATCTCCTGATCAAGACGCCGACCGGCTGGATACCGGCGCGGCAGATCGCCGATATCACGGAGACCGACGGACCCAATCAGATCCTGAGAGAAAATGGACGGCGGCGCATCGTCATCCTCGCCAATTCGGATGCCAAGGTTGACATGGCGAAGCTGGTCGAGGGGATTCGCGGCGAGCTGCAGGCGACGAGACTGCCACCGGGCGTGACCGCAAGCCTCGAAGGAACGTTCCAGGCGCAGGAAGAAGCGAGCCGGACCATCGGCATTCTGGCGCTCGTCTCGCTCTCCCTGATCTTCGCGATCCTCTACAGCCGCTATCGGTCCGCGGTGCTGGCGCTGATCATCATGGGCGGCATTCCACTCGCCTTGATCGGATCGGTTGCCGCGCTGGCCATCACCGATCAGCCGCTCTCGGTTGCGAGCCTGGTCGGGTTTGTCACGCTTACCGGCATCGCCGCGCGTAACGGCATCCTCAAGATCAGTCACTACATCAACCTGGCGCTGCAGGACGGCGTGGAATTCGGAAGAGAGCTGGTCATCCGGGGAAGCCTCGAACGGATGACGCCGGTGTTGATGACGGCGCTTTCGGCGGGGGTGGCACTGGTGCCGCTTTTGATCGGCGCCGATGAATCGGGCAAGGAGATTCTCCATCCCGTTGCCGTGACGATCTTCGGCGGCCTCATCAGCGCGACACTGCTCGATACCGTCGTGACACCGGTGCTGTTCCTGTGGTTCGGGAAAAAGCCGCTTGCGCGCTTGTTGCAACGGCAGGCCGACGAAACCGGCAAGGCAACCGCCGCGGCTCACTCCTACTGA
- a CDS encoding efflux RND transporter periplasmic adaptor subunit, producing the protein MFRKFRRISCAIAVAVVATCATLTATPAHEGHDHTDEPQASVSATPRGEAVSAEFELVAVARGDSIDIYVDRFATNEPVTGASLVVETPAGPATPSEQPDGAYRLPAPWLSKGGRTDLVVSITAKNLTDILPVTIETPAQKSSSPVAHLEWSPVLRTILLVGGGFIAGLLVAAAVLRRRLALVVLACMALVSGAGEGNAHEGHGHEEEKEQVAIRANSEERAQRLSDGTVFVPKSIQRIFALRSLVTEKARHPKVAELPGRIIPDPAASGYVQSAVGGRLSASPDGFPRLGTRVKQGDILGYVTPPLQAIDLSDMRQRQGELDQQISIVERRVARYEQLAAGGAVSRTQLEEARLELEGLRDRRASIEKARREPEPLVAPVAGVIAEGTAVAGQIVQPSSIVFNIVDPSRLWVEALSFETIEGVKTARATTYSGRSLELEYRGAGFADRSQSVPVHFSIIGDTAGLRAGQFLTVLVPTRDEKEGIAVPRTSLVRGSNGQDFVYEHVGPERFAPRSVRAEPLDGENVLIMSGVAPGKRIVSQGAELLEHVR; encoded by the coding sequence ATGTTTCGAAAGTTTCGGCGCATTTCATGCGCCATCGCCGTTGCCGTTGTTGCGACCTGCGCCACGCTAACGGCCACGCCGGCCCATGAAGGCCATGATCACACGGATGAACCGCAGGCGAGCGTTAGCGCTACGCCGCGCGGCGAAGCCGTCTCCGCAGAGTTTGAACTGGTTGCAGTCGCTCGCGGCGACAGCATCGACATCTATGTCGACCGTTTCGCGACCAATGAGCCGGTAACCGGCGCCAGCCTGGTCGTTGAGACGCCTGCAGGACCTGCCACGCCGAGCGAGCAGCCGGATGGTGCCTATCGGCTGCCGGCTCCCTGGCTTTCCAAGGGGGGCCGAACCGATCTTGTCGTTTCGATCACGGCCAAGAACCTGACCGACATCTTGCCGGTTACCATCGAAACGCCAGCTCAGAAATCTTCCTCGCCGGTTGCGCATCTCGAATGGTCGCCTGTCCTGCGCACGATTTTGCTCGTCGGCGGCGGCTTCATTGCCGGTCTGCTTGTGGCAGCGGCCGTTCTGCGCCGCCGCTTGGCTCTCGTCGTGCTGGCCTGCATGGCACTCGTCAGCGGAGCGGGAGAAGGAAACGCCCATGAAGGCCATGGTCATGAGGAGGAAAAGGAGCAGGTCGCGATCAGGGCAAATTCAGAGGAGCGTGCCCAACGCCTGTCGGATGGCACGGTGTTCGTTCCGAAGTCCATCCAGCGCATTTTTGCCCTGCGATCGCTGGTGACTGAGAAGGCGCGTCATCCCAAGGTCGCCGAGCTTCCAGGTCGCATCATTCCGGACCCGGCCGCCAGCGGTTACGTGCAATCCGCCGTCGGTGGCAGGCTGTCGGCATCGCCGGACGGTTTTCCCCGTCTCGGCACGCGCGTGAAGCAGGGCGATATCCTGGGCTACGTCACGCCGCCCCTGCAGGCCATCGATCTGTCCGACATGCGCCAGCGTCAGGGTGAGTTGGACCAGCAGATCTCGATCGTGGAGCGGCGCGTGGCGCGCTACGAGCAGCTCGCGGCAGGCGGGGCCGTATCCCGCACCCAGCTTGAGGAGGCCCGCCTTGAGCTCGAGGGCTTGCGCGACCGCCGAGCTTCGATTGAGAAGGCCCGGCGCGAACCCGAACCCCTCGTCGCTCCGGTGGCCGGCGTGATTGCGGAAGGCACCGCGGTCGCCGGACAAATCGTGCAGCCGAGTTCGATCGTGTTCAACATTGTCGATCCGTCGCGTCTCTGGGTCGAAGCATTGAGCTTTGAGACGATCGAAGGCGTCAAGACCGCGCGCGCCACGACCTATTCCGGCAGGAGCCTCGAGCTTGAATATCGCGGCGCCGGCTTTGCCGATCGCAGTCAGTCGGTTCCGGTGCACTTTTCGATCATTGGCGATACCGCCGGCCTGAGGGCAGGACAGTTCCTGACCGTTCTCGTCCCGACTCGGGACGAGAAGGAAGGAATCGCGGTCCCGCGCACCAGCCTCGTCCGCGGCTCGAACGGTCAGGACTTCGTCTATGAGCATGTCGGGCCTGAGCGGTTCGCGCCGAGGAGCGTACGCGCGGAGCCGCTCGACGGCGAGAACGTGTTGATCATGTCAGGCGTTGCGCCCGGCAAACGTATCGTCTCGCAAGGAGCAGAGCTCCTTGAACACGTACGCTGA
- a CDS encoding DUF2852 domain-containing protein: protein MAYTADVNRWRGPTEENYRPNMLESPWHPGWIVVTILGFIIWWPIGLALLFFTLGSRKMGCWSHGDRWQNKMERMQYKMDRMRNRMERRGFGGFGFGPPSSGNRAFDEYRMETLRRLEEEQVEFRNFLDRLRHARDKEEFDQFMAQHKQRPTPPNDQPQQG from the coding sequence ATGGCCTACACCGCAGATGTCAATCGATGGCGCGGCCCGACGGAAGAGAACTATCGCCCGAATATGCTTGAGAGCCCCTGGCACCCCGGCTGGATCGTGGTGACCATCCTCGGCTTCATCATCTGGTGGCCGATCGGCCTCGCCCTCCTCTTTTTCACACTAGGGAGCAGAAAGATGGGTTGCTGGAGCCACGGAGACCGCTGGCAGAACAAGATGGAGCGGATGCAGTACAAGATGGACCGGATGCGCAACCGCATGGAGCGCCGTGGTTTCGGCGGCTTCGGCTTCGGCCCGCCCTCGAGCGGCAACCGCGCCTTCGACGAGTACCGCATGGAAACCCTGCGCCGGCTCGAGGAAGAGCAGGTCGAGTTCAGGAATTTCCTCGACCGCCTGCGCCACGCCAGGGACAAGGAAGAGTTCGACCAGTTCATGGCGCAGCACAAGCAGCGCCCGACCCCGCCGAACGACCAGCCGCAGCAGGGCTGA
- a CDS encoding TetR/AcrR family transcriptional regulator, which translates to MSWQKDRRGERGYHHGNLKEALLQAALDLISQKGPAGFTFADAARMAGVSPAAPYRHFRDRDELLSSIAQRGFEQFEALLTQAWDDGRPDTVTAFERVGKAYLAFARNEPAFYSAMFESGIPIEANPTLMAASERAFALIRAAAERLAAMSPPGVPRPPAMMMALHIWSMAHGVASLFGRGDGARRKLPMSPEDLLEAQVLIYLRGLGFPTDRRASDQKPSGPPPVPPAGGSSGPWGNPR; encoded by the coding sequence ATGAGTTGGCAAAAGGATCGCCGCGGCGAGCGTGGCTACCATCACGGCAATCTGAAAGAGGCATTGCTGCAGGCAGCGCTCGATCTGATTTCGCAGAAGGGCCCGGCCGGTTTCACCTTTGCGGACGCGGCGCGGATGGCCGGCGTCAGCCCCGCCGCGCCGTACCGGCATTTCCGCGACCGCGATGAACTGCTGTCCTCGATCGCCCAGCGCGGCTTTGAGCAGTTCGAGGCCTTGCTCACGCAAGCCTGGGACGATGGGCGCCCGGATACCGTCACGGCGTTCGAACGGGTCGGCAAAGCCTATCTGGCGTTTGCCCGCAACGAGCCCGCGTTCTATTCGGCGATGTTTGAATCCGGCATTCCCATCGAAGCCAATCCGACCTTGATGGCCGCGAGCGAACGCGCCTTTGCCCTCATCCGCGCGGCGGCCGAACGGCTGGCGGCGATGTCGCCGCCCGGCGTGCCGCGGCCGCCGGCGATGATGATGGCGTTGCACATCTGGTCGATGGCGCACGGCGTGGCCTCGCTGTTCGGCCGCGGCGATGGCGCGCGGCGCAAATTGCCGATGTCGCCGGAGGACCTCCTGGAAGCGCAGGTGCTGATCTATCTGCGCGGCCTTGGCTTCCCGACCGATCGCCGGGCTTCGGACCAGAAGCCGTCCGGCCCGCCGCCCGTTCCCCCGGCCGGCGGCTCTTCGGGTCCCTGGGGCAACCCCAGATAA
- a CDS encoding YciI family protein: MRFMMLMIPLGYETAPPDVQLDPERVKAMMKYNEALKEAGVLIALDGLHPPSMGARVSFATGKPVVTDGPFTEAKEVLGGYWMINVKSREEAIAWAKKCPASENEIIEIRQVQEIGDFSEEVQQAAAGFEELQKGNQHRAR; encoded by the coding sequence ATGCGATTCATGATGCTGATGATTCCCCTCGGCTACGAGACCGCGCCACCCGACGTCCAGCTCGACCCGGAGCGCGTCAAGGCGATGATGAAGTACAACGAGGCGCTGAAGGAGGCCGGCGTGCTGATCGCGCTCGATGGCCTGCATCCGCCGTCGATGGGCGCGCGGGTTTCCTTCGCCACCGGCAAGCCTGTTGTCACGGACGGCCCCTTCACGGAAGCAAAGGAAGTGCTCGGCGGCTACTGGATGATCAACGTGAAGTCGCGCGAGGAGGCAATCGCCTGGGCGAAAAAATGCCCGGCCAGCGAGAACGAAATCATCGAAATCCGCCAGGTGCAGGAGATCGGCGATTTCTCCGAGGAAGTGCAGCAGGCGGCCGCCGGCTTCGAGGAATTGCAGAAAGGAAATCAACACCGGGCGCGGTGA
- a CDS encoding YciI family protein: MRFMVIVKASKDTEAGVMPSTELLAAMGKFNEELVKAGVMEAGEGLHPTSKGARIKYQGGQGSASRGPFPLSGDLVAGFWLINTKSLDDAIAWMKRAPFLDGDEVEIRQVFAAEDFGEALTPELREQEERLRAQAAKK, encoded by the coding sequence ATGCGATTCATGGTGATTGTGAAGGCGAGCAAGGATACGGAAGCCGGCGTGATGCCGAGTACGGAACTGCTGGCCGCGATGGGCAAGTTCAACGAAGAGCTGGTCAAGGCCGGCGTGATGGAGGCGGGCGAGGGCCTGCATCCGACCTCGAAGGGCGCGCGGATCAAATATCAGGGCGGGCAGGGCAGCGCCAGCCGCGGTCCGTTCCCGCTCTCGGGCGACCTCGTTGCCGGCTTCTGGCTGATCAACACCAAATCGCTGGATGATGCGATCGCGTGGATGAAGCGCGCGCCGTTCCTGGATGGCGACGAGGTCGAAATTCGCCAGGTGTTCGCGGCGGAAGATTTCGGCGAAGCGCTCACCCCCGAACTGCGCGAACAGGAAGAGCGGCTGCGCGCGCAAGCGGCGAAGAAGTAA
- a CDS encoding nuclear transport factor 2 family protein has protein sequence MAEANRADTIRKIFAAYLSNDRKFVADAFSDEFRFTSPFDDNIDKATYFARCWQNSDWIERHELERIFVDGDAAFVTYRCTAKGGKSFRNTEFFVFDGDKVKRIDVYFGASYQDGKFVRQQP, from the coding sequence ATGGCCGAAGCCAACAGGGCAGACACGATCCGCAAGATATTTGCAGCCTATCTGTCCAACGATCGCAAGTTCGTCGCGGATGCCTTTAGCGACGAATTCCGCTTCACCAGCCCGTTCGATGACAATATCGACAAGGCGACCTATTTCGCGCGCTGCTGGCAGAACAGCGACTGGATCGAACGGCACGAGCTGGAGCGAATTTTCGTCGACGGCGATGCCGCCTTTGTGACCTATCGCTGTACCGCGAAGGGCGGAAAGAGTTTCCGCAATACCGAGTTCTTCGTCTTCGATGGCGACAAGGTGAAGCGCATCGACGTCTACTTCGGCGCCTCCTACCAGGATGGCAAGTTCGTCAGGCAGCAGCCATAG
- a CDS encoding glutathione S-transferase family protein, translating into MSLTLHFHPLASFCWKALIALYENDIPFTPNLVDLGNPGDRAALVKLWGIGKFPVLQDDARGEIVPESSIIVEYLDRHPGSRTRLIPTDPDRALQTRLRDRFYDLYVHLPMQKIMVDRLRPEGKRDPHGVEEARAQLRTSYAMIEQQMAGGGWAMGADFTLADCAAAPSLFYGNMAEPFGDTQRHLASYLERLKARPSFARVLREAEPYFQMVPKEN; encoded by the coding sequence ATGTCGCTCACGCTGCATTTCCACCCGCTCGCCTCGTTCTGCTGGAAGGCGCTGATCGCGCTCTACGAGAACGACATCCCGTTCACGCCGAACCTGGTCGATCTCGGCAACCCGGGCGACCGGGCCGCGCTGGTGAAGCTGTGGGGGATCGGCAAGTTTCCGGTGCTGCAGGATGACGCGCGAGGCGAGATTGTTCCGGAGTCCAGCATCATCGTCGAATATCTCGACCGCCACCCTGGCAGCCGGACGCGGCTGATCCCAACCGATCCGGACAGGGCGTTACAGACGCGGCTGCGCGACCGCTTCTATGATCTCTATGTGCATCTGCCGATGCAGAAGATCATGGTCGACCGCTTGCGTCCGGAAGGAAAGCGCGATCCGCACGGCGTCGAGGAGGCGAGGGCGCAGTTGCGGACTTCCTATGCCATGATCGAGCAGCAGATGGCCGGCGGCGGCTGGGCGATGGGGGCAGATTTCACGCTCGCCGATTGCGCCGCCGCGCCGTCGCTGTTCTACGGCAACATGGCCGAGCCGTTCGGCGATACGCAGAGGCACCTTGCTTCCTATCTTGAGCGTCTGAAGGCGCGGCCTTCCTTCGCACGCGTGCTCCGGGAAGCCGAGCCGTATTTCCAGATGGTGCCCAAGGAAAATTGA
- a CDS encoding dihydrofolate reductase family protein, whose protein sequence is MAKLIMWNLMTLDGFVEGPNRDISFHSDVWGKELEQFSIEQLNAAGGLLFGRVTYELMANHWPSATGEIADFMNAAPKFVFSRTVKKSDWNNTQMFEGDAAGTVARLKRDSAKDIFLFGSADLASSLIPHGLIDEFRIAVNPVILGGGTPLFKQGEKVKLKLIDSRPLSTGVVILRYVPAAAN, encoded by the coding sequence ATGGCGAAACTGATCATGTGGAACCTGATGACGCTGGACGGCTTCGTTGAAGGCCCGAACCGCGACATTTCCTTCCATTCCGACGTCTGGGGCAAAGAACTGGAGCAGTTCTCGATCGAGCAGTTGAACGCCGCCGGTGGATTGCTGTTCGGCCGCGTCACCTATGAATTGATGGCGAACCATTGGCCGAGCGCGACCGGCGAGATCGCCGATTTCATGAACGCTGCGCCGAAATTCGTTTTCTCGCGCACGGTGAAGAAGTCCGATTGGAACAACACGCAGATGTTCGAGGGCGACGCGGCCGGCACCGTCGCCAGGCTGAAGCGCGACAGCGCCAAGGACATCTTTCTGTTCGGCAGCGCCGATCTCGCCAGCAGCCTGATTCCGCATGGCCTGATCGACGAGTTCCGCATCGCGGTCAACCCCGTCATTCTTGGCGGCGGCACGCCGTTGTTCAAGCAGGGCGAGAAGGTCAAGCTGAAGCTGATCGACAGCCGGCCGTTGTCGACCGGCGTCGTGATCCTCCGCTACGTGCCGGCTGCCGCAAACTAA
- a CDS encoding helix-turn-helix domain-containing protein, translating to MTDISRSGCPINLSLEVLGDKWSLLIIRDMMFGNRRHFRELLTKSEEGISSNILADRLKTLLDEGVITREDDPTHKQKGIYSLTEQGIELLPVLAQMAAWGYKYLPVSEELGIRARLLSEGGPKLWAEFMDELREAHLGTKRRKRIGPSVGERLQAAYESVVRRK from the coding sequence ATGACCGACATCAGCCGCTCCGGCTGCCCGATCAATCTCTCGCTGGAAGTGCTCGGCGATAAATGGAGCCTTTTGATCATCCGCGACATGATGTTCGGCAACCGGCGGCATTTTCGCGAGTTGCTGACCAAATCGGAGGAAGGCATCTCCTCCAACATTCTCGCCGACCGGCTGAAGACCTTGCTCGACGAGGGCGTCATCACCCGCGAGGACGATCCGACGCACAAGCAAAAGGGAATCTACTCGCTCACCGAGCAGGGCATCGAGTTGCTTCCCGTTCTCGCGCAGATGGCGGCGTGGGGTTACAAATATCTGCCGGTCAGCGAAGAACTCGGCATCCGCGCTCGGCTGCTCAGCGAGGGCGGACCGAAACTATGGGCGGAGTTCATGGATGAGTTGCGCGAGGCTCATCTCGGCACGAAGCGGCGCAAGCGAATCGGTCCATCGGTCGGCGAGCGATTGCAGGCGGCGTATGAGAGCGTGGTGCGCCGCAAGTAA
- a CDS encoding PAS domain-containing methyl-accepting chemotaxis protein: MFQFLKNSSSDKALADALGRSQAVIEFGTDGTILTANDNFLKALGYTLGEIQGKHHSMFVDPSERDSAAYREFWAALKRGEYQSAEYKRIGKGGKEVWIQASYNPVLDGSGKPCKVVKFATDITERKIKSMEDSGQIAAISRAQAVIAFEMDGTIVTANENFLKAMGYTLAEIQGKHHSMFVAQAERDSAAYRQFWASLNRGEHQSAEYKRIGKGGREVWILASYNPVLDEKGKPFRVVKFATDVTSQKLATADLAGQIAAIGKSQAVIEFNMDGSIIGANQNFLKTVGYSLDEIRGRHHSMFVDQAERDSAAYREFWAALNRGEYQAAEYKRIGKNGKEIWIQASYNPILDLNGKPFKVVKYATDTTAQVLVRMGNERVRGMMESVAAGAEELNTSVREISEAMTKSRETASTAVERVEAADAQAKRLNEAAQAMSGIVELIGNITGQINLLALNATIESARAGEAGRGFAVVASEVKNLATQAKQATDKIGHEIGNLNGISGDVVGALDSIKQAIQGVSEYVTATAAAVEEQSTVTSEMSSSMQRAAAEAKAIAQR, encoded by the coding sequence GTGTTTCAATTTCTCAAGAATTCGTCTTCAGACAAGGCGCTGGCTGATGCGCTCGGCCGCTCGCAGGCCGTGATCGAATTCGGCACGGACGGCACTATCCTCACCGCCAACGACAATTTCCTCAAAGCCCTCGGCTACACGCTCGGCGAAATCCAGGGCAAGCATCACAGCATGTTCGTCGACCCGTCCGAGCGCGACAGCGCGGCCTACCGCGAATTCTGGGCGGCGCTGAAGCGCGGAGAATACCAGTCCGCCGAATACAAGCGGATCGGCAAGGGCGGAAAGGAAGTCTGGATTCAGGCGTCCTACAACCCTGTCCTCGACGGCAGCGGCAAGCCTTGCAAGGTCGTGAAGTTCGCCACCGACATCACCGAGCGCAAGATCAAGAGCATGGAGGACTCCGGCCAGATCGCCGCGATCAGCCGTGCACAGGCGGTCATCGCGTTCGAGATGGACGGCACCATCGTCACCGCCAACGAAAACTTCCTGAAGGCGATGGGCTACACGCTCGCCGAAATCCAGGGCAAGCATCACAGCATGTTCGTCGCGCAGGCGGAGCGCGACAGCGCGGCCTACCGGCAGTTCTGGGCGAGCCTTAACCGCGGCGAACACCAGTCGGCCGAATACAAGCGGATCGGCAAGGGCGGCCGCGAAGTCTGGATCCTCGCCTCCTACAATCCCGTGCTCGACGAGAAGGGCAAGCCGTTCCGGGTGGTGAAGTTCGCCACCGACGTCACCAGCCAGAAGCTTGCGACCGCCGATCTCGCCGGCCAGATCGCCGCCATCGGCAAGTCGCAGGCGGTGATCGAATTCAACATGGACGGCAGCATCATCGGCGCCAACCAGAACTTCCTCAAGACCGTCGGCTACTCGCTGGACGAAATCCGCGGCCGGCACCACAGCATGTTCGTCGACCAGGCCGAGCGCGACAGCGCGGCCTACCGCGAATTCTGGGCGGCGCTCAACCGCGGCGAATACCAGGCCGCCGAATACAAGCGGATCGGCAAGAACGGCAAGGAAATCTGGATCCAGGCGTCCTACAATCCGATCCTCGATCTCAACGGCAAGCCGTTCAAGGTGGTGAAATACGCCACCGACACCACCGCGCAGGTGCTGGTTCGGATGGGCAATGAGCGCGTGCGCGGCATGATGGAATCGGTCGCCGCGGGCGCGGAGGAATTGAACACCTCGGTGCGGGAAATCTCGGAGGCCATGACCAAGTCGCGCGAGACGGCATCGACCGCGGTCGAGCGGGTCGAGGCGGCCGACGCCCAGGCCAAGCGCCTGAACGAGGCGGCGCAGGCGATGAGCGGCATCGTGGAACTGATCGGCAACATCACAGGTCAGATCAACCTGCTGGCGCTGAACGCGACGATCGAATCGGCGCGCGCCGGCGAAGCAGGCCGCGGCTTTGCCGTGGTGGCGTCCGAGGTCAAGAACCTCGCCACTCAGGCCAAGCAGGCGACCGACAAGATCGGGCACGAGATCGGCAATCTCAATGGCATCTCCGGCGACGTCGTCGGCGCGCTCGACAGCATCAAGCAGGCGATCCAGGGCGTCAGCGAATATGTCACCGCGACCGCCGCCGCAGTCGAGGAACAGAGCACGGTGACCAGCGAGATGTCCTCCAGCATGCAACGCGCCGCTGCGGAGGCAAAGGCGATCGCGCAGCGCTAA